ACCGATGCACCAGGACTTCACCCGCCAAGGCTGCAGTTTGTTTTTTGAGCAACTCGCCGACGGTCACGTGGCTGATAGCGTCCACGTAGTCCAGCTCGACCGGCTTGTCGGCCAGCAAGCGCAGCATCCAGCGAGCGGCCCCCTCCGGCGCTTCGCCGCAGGCCCACATCATTAGCTTGGCTTCAATCTCGCCGGTGAACTTCGGCTTCGGCCCCGGCCACCCCTTGTCATACAAGGCCGCCTGTA
This window of the Anaerolineae bacterium genome carries:
- a CDS encoding helix-turn-helix domain-containing protein, which produces MVGNGRRRFLAGGLQAALYDKGWPGPKPKFTGEIEAKLMMWACGEAPEGAARWMLRLLADKPVELDYVDAISHVTVGELLKKQTAALAGEVLVHR